The Vibrio sp. 10N DNA window GTTTGCCTACGCTGGATCCGGCGACGGCTGCGCAGCCTTCCTTAGTTCAAAGTGTGATTTCATTGGTGGCGTTAGCGTGTGGTGCTTGGATTTTGGTGGAGTGTGGTTTCCTTAAAGGAACCGATGGTCAAAACCAATATGGTGATGAGCCCCAATAATCCATCGATGAAAATAGCGAAAAGGGAAGCAAGTGCTTCCCTTTTCTGTTTCTATCCGTCGTAAGACAAGAATCGTCTGGTACCCTTATCGCCAATTTTTCCCACGTTCAAAAGGGACGATATCTGCGCTTGGTTGGCTGGTATGCGTGTCTCCTTGCAGCGCATCGGCAAATTTGACGATTTGTTTGTGTAGCTCTTCTCTTAAAAGCACATTGGCATGTATCGGGTTTTTGGCGCGTTCTAGTACCCGCTCGATGTGTGATTGCTGGGCATGCAGTCTTGGTTGCATGTCACTGGAACAGCTGGCAATGAATTGTTCACACAGCTGGTGTCGTAGCTGGCTTAACTGCTCTGGGTTGTCTTTGGCCATTGCTGCCAGCTCTTCGAATGAAGGGAGTGAGATCGACTCTGCCATGTCTGCATTCCTCTGCTAACTAACGGTACTGCCTAACCCGAACCTGAGTTGGTGTGTATAGTTAGCCTAGGAGCTAATGACAGAAGACAAAATAAAAAGCTTTCAATGTCTCAGTAGTGAGACAGCTTACTCGCCTTTTGGTTGGAAGGTGTAGACGCAGCGTCTTTCACCTTGGACGATATGTTCATCGCGCTTAACCGCAACATCTTCACCAACAAGTGATTGAAACACATTGAGTTCTGACTGGCATAACGCTTCACATCGAGTGGCGGCGATACAGATGGGACAGTGATTCTCAATCAATCGGTAGCCATCACCGGCTTCCTCACACTCTGCCATGTAGCCATCTTTTTCTCTTAGCTCAGCTAACTTGGTGACCTTGCTGTGCAAATCCGTCAGCGTTTCAAAGTGTTGGCGATAGGTCGCAAGTGTGTTTTGTTCGCGTTCTTTAGCCACTTTGTCCAATCCTTCGGAGCCGAATACGGTTTCAATGGCATCGATAAACTGAATGGTGAGATCGCTGTGACGATCGGAGAAACGAGCATGCCCTTTGGCAGTGAGTGACCAATGCCTGTTTGGACGGCCGACTTTGACTTTGACATCCTCAAACTTTAAGAAGCCTTCTTCTTCAAGGCTTTGTAGGTGTTGTCTCGCGCCCATGGTGGTAATGCCTAAACGTTCCGCAATACGTTTGGCAGTGACAGCGCCTTCGCGTTTTATGATGTCTATGATGTGGTCGGTGGCTTTCATCAGTGAATCCGTTCGTTTGTTCAGCCTGAGGTAAAGATAGTCGGGGTATTATGGCGGATAAGGTTAATAAAGCAAATGATTTACAATCTTGAGATTGGCATTCCAGCAGTATCGACTTGCATAGATATAAAAAAAGCGCTGATAACCATCAGCGCCTTTGACGAAGCTTTATTAACTTATAGGATGATGTCGCGGATTTCTGGATCTTTACGCTCTAAATAGTGCGTAGACTTGATGCGACGAATCGTGCGGCAGCGTCCACGAATCAGCAAGGTCTCAGTCGTTGCAATATTACCTTGACGAGTGATGCCTTCAAGAAGGTCACCTTTGGTAATGCCGGTCGCTGAGAATACGACATTGTCGCTACGAGCCATGTCTTCCATGCGTAATACGACGTTTGCTTCAACGCCCATTTCAGCGCAGCGTGCTAGCTCATCTTGGCCAGCAGTGCGGTTTTCTTCGGTATCACCTTTAACAACGTGGCGTGGCAGCAGTCGGCCATTCATGTCGCCATCCAGTGCGCGGATAACCGCAGCAGAGACCACCCCTTCTGGAGCGCCGCCAATGCAGTACATCACATCTACTTCGCTATCTGGCATACACGTTAGGATAGAAGCGGCCACATCACCATCTGGCACCGCGAAAACGCGAACACCCATTGCTTGCATCTCGGCAATAACGGTGTCGTGACGTGGCTTAGCAAGCGTTGTCACTACCAGCGTATCTAGAGTTTTACCCAGTGCCGCAGCGATGTTTTTTAGGTTTTCAGTCAGTGGTTTATTAAGGTCAATCACGCCTTTCGCGCCAGGTCCCACCACGAGCTTTTCCATGTACATGTCTGGCGCTTTCAAGAAGCTGCCTTTTTCACCAGCGGCAAGCACAGCAAGGGCATTGGATTGACCCATCGCCGTCATGCGAGTCCCTTCGATAGGATCAACTGCGATGTCGACGGCATCACCGCCAATACCTACTTGCTCACCGATGTACAGCATAGGTGCGTCATCGATTTCACCCTCACCAATAACGATTTCACCTTCGATGTCGGTCTTGTTCAGTAGGCTGCGCATGACCTCCACCGCTGCACCATCGGCAGCATTTTTGTCGCCTCGGCCTAGCCACTTATAGCCTGCTAGGGCGGCACCTTCGGTAACTCGTGAAAAAGCCATTGCTAAATCGCGCTTCATACTGACTCCAATCTAATGAAAATTGACAAATGATTTACGGCGCGAATTCTAGCATATCAGAAGGGAAACGTTTGCCTTTTTCTCGGTTCGGGCGCGATCTTGTCGCTAAAATCTTGAATGATTGAGTATAGTGAGAAACAAAACTCTGCTCTGTTGTGCTTGGTAGGTAAAGCTTGGGTGAGTTTGCGGCGGTTTTTTGACCGAATAGTGAAAAATCTGCAATATAGAGCGTGTCTATCTTCTCTAGGCTGAGTAGAATGAGGCATTATAGGGTATATAGAATGAAGTATTTTCATTTCACAGGATTAAACAAGGGTAGGCCGAGATGTCTTTTGAAGTACTGGAACAACTAGAAGCAAAAATTCAAACTGCAGTGGACACAATCGCTCTTCTTCAGATGGAAGTTGAGGAATTGAAAGAAGAGAAAGCACAACTTGCATCGCAAGCTGAAGAACTACGCAGCAGCCGTGAAGAACTTGAGCAAAAGTCTGAGCAGATGCAACGTGAGCACAGCCAATGGCAAGAGCGCATTCGCAACCTACTAGGTAAAATGGACGAAGTAGAGTAATTGTCTACTTAGCCAATATGAATAACCGAAAAGCACTCAAATTGAGTGCTTTTTTTGTGTCCGTTGGTCTAACCAGTGCATCTCACAATCTATTAACTTTTCGTGTACTAGTTCAAGACGTATACTAAGTCTAACTAGGGAAAGGAAAAGTTAGAATGAAAACACGTGACAAAATCGTCTACGCCGCCCTCGACTTGTTCAATTCAGATGGCGAGCGCAACGTGACAACCAACCATATTGCGGCGCACATTGAGATCAGCCCAGGCAATCTCTACTATCATTTCCGAAACAAACAAGAGATCGTTCGTGAGATTTTTGCCCTCTACTCGCAAGAGCTTATTGAGCGCTTCACTCCGGTACAAGGTCAGCAAGAGAGCTTAGCGTTACTAAAGCATTACCTAGACTCCATTTTTACGCTGATGTGGAAGTACCGTTTCTTCTACGCTAATTTGCCGGAAATTCTCCAGCGCGATCCCAAATTGCACGAAGAGTACATTGAAGTACAAGAACGCCTGCAAGGTAATCT harbors:
- a CDS encoding DUF3135 domain-containing protein, with translation MAESISLPSFEELAAMAKDNPEQLSQLRHQLCEQFIASCSSDMQPRLHAQQSHIERVLERAKNPIHANVLLREELHKQIVKFADALQGDTHTSQPSADIVPFERGKNWR
- a CDS encoding helix-turn-helix transcriptional regulator; this translates as MKATDHIIDIIKREGAVTAKRIAERLGITTMGARQHLQSLEEEGFLKFEDVKVKVGRPNRHWSLTAKGHARFSDRHSDLTIQFIDAIETVFGSEGLDKVAKEREQNTLATYRQHFETLTDLHSKVTKLAELREKDGYMAECEEAGDGYRLIENHCPICIAATRCEALCQSELNVFQSLVGEDVAVKRDEHIVQGERRCVYTFQPKGE
- the glpX gene encoding class II fructose-bisphosphatase, yielding MKRDLAMAFSRVTEGAALAGYKWLGRGDKNAADGAAVEVMRSLLNKTDIEGEIVIGEGEIDDAPMLYIGEQVGIGGDAVDIAVDPIEGTRMTAMGQSNALAVLAAGEKGSFLKAPDMYMEKLVVGPGAKGVIDLNKPLTENLKNIAAALGKTLDTLVVTTLAKPRHDTVIAEMQAMGVRVFAVPDGDVAASILTCMPDSEVDVMYCIGGAPEGVVSAAVIRALDGDMNGRLLPRHVVKGDTEENRTAGQDELARCAEMGVEANVVLRMEDMARSDNVVFSATGITKGDLLEGITRQGNIATTETLLIRGRCRTIRRIKSTHYLERKDPEIRDIIL
- the zapB gene encoding cell division protein ZapB is translated as MSFEVLEQLEAKIQTAVDTIALLQMEVEELKEEKAQLASQAEELRSSREELEQKSEQMQREHSQWQERIRNLLGKMDEVE
- a CDS encoding TetR/AcrR family transcriptional regulator: MKTRDKIVYAALDLFNSDGERNVTTNHIAAHIEISPGNLYYHFRNKQEIVREIFALYSQELIERFTPVQGQQESLALLKHYLDSIFTLMWKYRFFYANLPEILQRDPKLHEEYIEVQERLQGNLINILRAFVELDLLTLNEKELKSLVTTLHMMAVGWLSYQSAMSPRTKITEEVIQQGMLQMIHVVKPLATSRGKEQLTLLEDGVRMMGSTTS